The Austwickia sp. genome includes a region encoding these proteins:
- a CDS encoding low molecular weight phosphotyrosine protein phosphatase → MCVVCSGNICRSPIGEVVLRAQLEEAGLGDRVVVDSAGTGGWHVGDGADRRALATLRAAGYDGSAHRAREYDVGWLAEHDLVLAADNGHLRTLKRWATAEGYAVGPPEDGGDVDIRLLREFDPQAAAAGTLEVDDPYYGTQRDFERVLAEVEAAGAGLVEHLRDTLPG, encoded by the coding sequence ATCTGCGTCGTCTGCTCCGGCAACATCTGCCGCTCGCCCATCGGCGAGGTCGTCCTGCGCGCCCAGCTGGAGGAGGCGGGCCTCGGCGACCGGGTGGTCGTGGACTCCGCCGGGACCGGCGGGTGGCACGTCGGCGACGGCGCGGACCGGCGGGCGCTGGCGACGCTGCGGGCGGCGGGGTATGACGGGTCCGCGCACCGCGCGCGGGAGTACGACGTGGGCTGGCTGGCCGAGCACGACCTGGTGCTCGCCGCCGACAACGGCCACCTGCGCACGCTGAAGCGGTGGGCCACGGCGGAGGGCTATGCGGTCGGCCCGCCGGAGGACGGCGGCGACGTGGACATCCGCTTGCTGCGCGAGTTCGACCCGCAGGCCGCCGCAGCGGGCACGCTCGAGGTGGACGACCCCTACTACGGCACCCAGCGCGACTTCGAGCGGGTGCTCGCCGAGGTGGAGGCGGCCGGCGCGGGCCTGGTCGAGCACCTGCGCGACACGCTGCCCGGCTGA
- a CDS encoding DUF4282 domain-containing protein, translating to MSHEEHDAGQRRDEHHHDGRDQQYDAPREPYDQQGAEQFGDAATEGSYGGASPEPSYGDTPAPGPYDQAAATDSYGETPAFDSYVDAAADPSYTDQAQEPLAHPGWEQQPQASYEAGNSGGWGGPGIAETGPLHLTSEANPSPGDDDAQQSTGDAGGYADAGTGESTGSAEARAVFDADPVTDTSIYQSGNPTPYAAAAGQQPPPDPSPYAPPAGDRSPAAGHGAAPYFAAGPAPTAPAGPPYGGYAPAFGGGFAGPGTPPPSIAGPTGPSGPTGGPTGPGGAYAWTPPGGPGAPGPGAPGPGGPGPNGPRPGAPGPGGPGGAFGAPWQRPAARPSGLAAVFDFSFVASATRTLARPLFWLVVALVVIDVVAVLVTLLTTRGYAPSAGTVFFTFLQTLLTGAVKIALARLFLELCVNVADMAQQRTGQR from the coding sequence ATGAGCCACGAGGAGCACGACGCGGGCCAGCGACGCGACGAGCACCACCACGACGGGCGCGACCAGCAGTACGACGCCCCACGCGAGCCCTACGACCAGCAGGGTGCCGAGCAGTTCGGCGACGCAGCGACCGAGGGATCGTACGGCGGAGCGTCGCCCGAGCCGTCGTACGGCGACACCCCCGCCCCGGGTCCGTACGACCAGGCGGCCGCGACCGACTCGTACGGCGAGACCCCCGCGTTCGACTCGTACGTCGACGCGGCCGCCGACCCGAGCTACACCGACCAGGCGCAGGAGCCGCTGGCGCACCCGGGGTGGGAGCAGCAGCCGCAGGCGAGCTACGAGGCCGGGAACTCCGGCGGCTGGGGCGGCCCGGGCATCGCCGAGACGGGCCCCCTGCACCTCACCTCCGAGGCGAACCCGTCGCCCGGCGATGACGACGCGCAGCAGTCCACCGGCGACGCCGGCGGGTACGCCGACGCAGGGACCGGCGAAAGCACCGGGTCGGCGGAAGCGCGGGCCGTGTTCGACGCCGACCCGGTGACCGACACATCGATCTACCAGTCGGGTAATCCGACGCCGTACGCCGCGGCAGCCGGCCAGCAGCCCCCGCCCGACCCGTCCCCGTACGCACCTCCGGCCGGCGACCGGTCCCCCGCGGCGGGCCACGGCGCCGCGCCGTACTTCGCCGCCGGGCCCGCACCGACGGCACCGGCCGGACCGCCATACGGCGGCTACGCCCCCGCATTCGGCGGCGGTTTTGCCGGCCCCGGGACGCCGCCGCCCTCCATCGCTGGTCCGACCGGCCCGTCTGGACCGACCGGCGGACCGACCGGTCCCGGCGGCGCCTACGCCTGGACACCCCCCGGCGGTCCCGGCGCCCCAGGTCCCGGCGCCCCAGGTCCAGGCGGTCCCGGTCCGAACGGCCCCCGGCCAGGCGCACCCGGCCCCGGTGGACCCGGCGGGGCGTTCGGCGCCCCCTGGCAACGCCCCGCCGCGCGCCCGTCCGGACTCGCGGCGGTCTTCGACTTCTCGTTCGTCGCGAGCGCGACGCGGACCCTGGCCCGACCGCTGTTCTGGCTGGTCGTGGCCCTGGTCGTCATCGACGTCGTCGCGGTCCTGGTGACGCTGTTGACCACCCGCGGCTACGCCCCGAGCGCCGGCACGGTGTTCTTCACGTTCCTGCAGACCCTCCTCACGGGCGCCGTGAAGATCGCCCTGGCGAGGCTCTTCTTGGAGCTGTGCGTGAACGTCGCCGACATGGCGCAGCAGCGCACCGGGCAACGGTGA
- the cydC gene encoding thiol reductant ABC exporter subunit CydC: MRPYGRPRLVRGIFPAALVGGLALSCGVALTTTAGWLIVKAAERPQILTLLAAIVLVRAFGIARPALRYVERVRSHDAALAYLAEERAETYRRLIPLTPARLGRRSRGDILAGVVDDLDDIAYAQVRVVVPLVALAVTGLLATFVTALFLYPAIPVVLSQIGCTLLVAWGEFHVERRAHRAVVAARAEVSRLTTLTTSHAAELAAIGAGPQALAWLDAAQRDLSAALVRQGRGRAVGVAAMPVLTVGHAIVMAAVCAPWVPALSPAIAAFLVLVPVAMGEVVAGIPDAVGALARARSAGRRLDRLLGQLPAVKNAVEAVGHEPSIPASAAGSTPESESGGGGQPESAPLLALNSVTASWDGQRAALPRLSYCFPAGRRVAVVGPNGSGKSTLLAVLSRHLDPDGGSYTFDGVDVTKLPLPRTRERLAVVGDEPHVFSTTLRENLRFARPNAADADLEQALRLAGLQGWYAALPDGLDTALGASARGVSGGERARLAIARALLSKRPVLLLDEPVAHLDHPTAMAVLADLWEATGGRTVVLVAHRPEGIEAVDEVLRLGRPDHAAAPPVSGPR, encoded by the coding sequence ATCCGACCGTACGGACGGCCCCGCCTGGTCCGCGGCATCTTCCCCGCGGCGCTCGTCGGCGGGCTGGCGCTGAGCTGCGGTGTCGCGCTCACGACCACGGCCGGCTGGCTGATCGTCAAGGCCGCGGAACGGCCGCAGATCCTCACCCTGCTCGCGGCGATCGTCCTCGTCCGCGCGTTCGGGATCGCGCGGCCGGCATTGCGGTACGTCGAGCGGGTGCGCAGCCACGACGCGGCGCTGGCCTACCTCGCGGAGGAGCGGGCCGAGACCTACCGCCGGTTGATCCCGTTGACCCCCGCCCGGCTCGGCCGGCGCAGCCGCGGCGACATCCTCGCGGGCGTCGTGGACGACCTCGACGACATCGCCTACGCCCAGGTGCGGGTCGTGGTCCCCCTCGTGGCCCTGGCCGTGACCGGGCTGCTGGCGACGTTCGTGACGGCGCTGTTCCTCTACCCGGCCATCCCGGTCGTGCTCTCGCAGATCGGCTGCACCCTCCTGGTCGCCTGGGGGGAGTTTCACGTGGAACGTCGCGCGCATCGCGCCGTGGTCGCGGCGCGGGCCGAGGTGTCGCGGCTGACCACCCTGACGACGAGCCATGCGGCCGAGCTGGCCGCGATCGGCGCGGGGCCTCAGGCCCTGGCCTGGCTCGACGCCGCGCAGCGCGACCTGAGCGCGGCGCTCGTCCGGCAGGGTCGTGGCCGTGCCGTGGGGGTGGCGGCCATGCCGGTGCTGACCGTCGGACATGCGATCGTCATGGCGGCCGTGTGCGCGCCCTGGGTCCCCGCGTTGTCGCCAGCGATCGCCGCCTTCCTCGTGCTGGTCCCGGTGGCCATGGGCGAGGTGGTGGCGGGGATCCCCGATGCCGTGGGCGCACTGGCCCGGGCGCGCAGCGCCGGCCGCCGACTGGACCGCCTGCTCGGCCAGCTTCCCGCCGTCAAGAACGCCGTCGAGGCCGTCGGTCACGAGCCGTCGATCCCGGCGTCCGCGGCCGGGTCGACGCCGGAATCCGAGTCGGGCGGCGGCGGCCAGCCGGAGTCGGCCCCGCTCCTGGCGTTGAACAGCGTCACGGCCAGCTGGGACGGTCAGCGAGCCGCCCTCCCGCGGCTGAGCTACTGCTTCCCGGCGGGACGTCGCGTAGCGGTCGTGGGCCCCAACGGCTCCGGAAAGTCGACACTGCTCGCGGTCCTCTCCCGACACCTCGACCCGGACGGCGGCAGCTACACGTTCGATGGGGTGGACGTGACCAAGCTGCCGCTGCCGCGCACCCGGGAGCGGCTGGCCGTGGTGGGCGACGAGCCCCACGTGTTCTCGACCACCCTGCGCGAGAACCTCCGGTTCGCCCGGCCGAACGCGGCGGACGCCGACCTCGAGCAGGCGCTGCGGCTGGCCGGCTTGCAGGGCTGGTACGCCGCACTCCCCGACGGCCTCGACACGGCGCTGGGCGCATCGGCTCGGGGCGTATCCGGCGGCGAGCGTGCCCGGTTGGCCATCGCCAGGGCCTTGCTCTCGAAGCGCCCGGTCCTGCTGCTCGACGAGCCCGTGGCGCACCTGGACCATCCCACGGCGATGGCGGTGCTCGCCGACCTGTGGGAGGCGACGGGCGGCCGCACGGTCGTTCTCGTCGCGCACCGCCCCGAGGGCATCGAGGCCGTCGACGAGGTGCTCCGGCTGGGCCGGCCGGACCACGCGGCCGCGCCGCCCGTCTCCGGCCCGCGATAG